The Psychrobacter sp. 28M-43 genome segment CATGATCCTGTGCAAGCATTATCAGCAATTCGAGCTGCCAAAGCGGCTGGATTTGCACGGCTCAACGTCGACCTGATGCACGGTCTACCGCAGCAAACCATGAATGAAGCGCTAGAAGATATCCAAATGGCGCATGATGCTGGTGCAACGCATATCTCTTGGTATCAACTGACTATTGAGCCAAATACCGTGTTTTACCGTAGCCAGCCTATTTTACCCGATGAAGACAATTTGGCAGATATCGAACAAGCAGGGCAAGCGCTATTGCAGCAATTAGGTTATAGCAATTATGAGGTGTCTGCGTGGGCAGGCGAGTCAGATAAACCATGTCGTCATAATATCAACTATTGGCAGTTTGGCGACTATTTAGCCATCGGCGCTGGAGCTCATGGTAAAGTGACGATTGGTCGTAACGATAGCAATGGTAGTAACTCGTCAGACGTAAAAGATAAAATGGAAGATGACTTGTTAATAGCGTCAGGTATCTATCGCTTTAGCAAATCGCGTTTGCCAAAAGATTATATAGTAATAAATCCAGATACCACGAAGATGTCTGATACACGCCAAATCACACCAAAAATGGTTGGCTGGCAAGCGATTGATCAAGAAGAGTTGGTGAGTGAATATATGCTAAACGCACTGCGCTTACATGGCGGTGTCGCTTGGACTATGTTCGAAAAGAGAACTGGATTAACCCTTGATAGTATTGCTGAACAAGTAAACAATCTGGTCAAGCAAGGATTGTTGGTAGATAGTGATACGCAGTTGCAACCGACCGTATTAGGACAGCGTTATCTCAATCAGATATTACGCGCGTTTTTATAAAATCGTGCTTGAGTGATTGTTTAATAACAGCGAAGTAAGAACACAAAAAAGGCTTATCAAATGAATGATAAGCCTTTTTGAAAATCTAAAAAAAGCAGACCTTAGATTTTGTTTTGTACTTCTTGTGCGCCGCCAGTTACAGCATCACCAGCGCTTGATACGTCTTGGCCAAAGCCTTTGAACGTGTTGCAACCAGTTAGAACGAACATAGCAGTTAAAGATGCGATGATTACTTTTTTCATAATAGTATCCTCAAAGATAAATGAATGGTTATAAATAACAACAGTGACGCTAAGCGTGTGCTTAAGCTTCACTGAAGGGGTATTGGATGAGACAGTCATACATAAATGCTATCGCGTTATCCATTACAGACATCATAGTGAAAGTTAAAAACGCTGCACAGTATCAAAATGTAATTATTGGCAGTAAACTGTAACTTTCGATTACCTACCGCTCATAAATTTAAATAATAGAGCGTTGAATATTTGTGGAGTAAGAATGACCATCCATATCGTGTTAGTAGCACCAAAAATGCCGAGTAACACTGGCAATATTATTCGACTGTGTGCCAATAGCGGGGCACAGCTGCATTTAGTCAGACCGTTAGGGTTTGAGCTTGATGACAAAAAGCTA includes the following:
- a CDS encoding entericidin A/B family lipoprotein, whose amino-acid sequence is MKKVIIASLTAMFVLTGCNTFKGFGQDVSSAGDAVTGGAQEVQNKI
- the hemW gene encoding radical SAM family heme chaperone HemW, with product MPNELNTLSLTEPTTDTIAVDVTDIPLSLYIHIPWCVKKCPYCDFNSHELPIDSELSMYEEYVDALLLDAAMQQPLTQGREIGSIFIGGGTPSLLPISQYQRLFTGLRTCFEFAEDIEVTMEANPGTLEHAPFAQYLEVGINRLSIGVQSFAADKLKVLGRIHDPVQALSAIRAAKAAGFARLNVDLMHGLPQQTMNEALEDIQMAHDAGATHISWYQLTIEPNTVFYRSQPILPDEDNLADIEQAGQALLQQLGYSNYEVSAWAGESDKPCRHNINYWQFGDYLAIGAGAHGKVTIGRNDSNGSNSSDVKDKMEDDLLIASGIYRFSKSRLPKDYIVINPDTTKMSDTRQITPKMVGWQAIDQEELVSEYMLNALRLHGGVAWTMFEKRTGLTLDSIAEQVNNLVKQGLLVDSDTQLQPTVLGQRYLNQILRAFL